One part of the Vanessa atalanta chromosome 4, ilVanAtal1.2, whole genome shotgun sequence genome encodes these proteins:
- the LOC125077936 gene encoding LOW QUALITY PROTEIN: helicase POLQ-like (The sequence of the model RefSeq protein was modified relative to this genomic sequence to represent the inferred CDS: substituted 1 base at 1 genomic stop codon): MNFHNESCDPSTPKRRRLGTTKPKPSGNVFKAANSSFINSTPIQLRLSSNLANRCDSPPLPCNQIEYLSESTSSNSVTNDIPCSPGVFETCFFKDVENWDSCIVSKNKENILTDCADEFNDEFQSRPEQNITTDCSISTSKCEKLFRDEIEQSFNNLNQSIVNININKDKSSLFETNDSFLLDIRESGIIANQENSKNDEKNNFTNNQVILNMNQNNFYGLPMIVKGLFKTYRKIEKFYDWQEECLNLDTIKERRNLIYALPTSGGKTLVAEVLMLREILNRKKNALFILPFVAIVQEKIWSLAPFALQLDFLVEEYAGGKGHIPPKKRRKKNSIYIATIEKGLALIRSLIELDRLDELGLIVVDELHLIGESGRGSTLEMLLTTVIFANKGIQIVGMSATIGNLPDLATFLKADVYENQFRPVELVEYVKLGNVLHRIVWGPGGMEIVPDRELSFDYSRAGAALDPDALGGLVAETAPRAACLVFCPTKRNCENVAALLCKLQRREMTNHRVEERVALQTALRNEGAGLNLVKFVRFGVAFHHAGLAGEERSLLEHAFRAGVISVLCCTSTLAAGVNLPAKRVIIRAPLIGREFITLGAYKQMVGRAGRAGACEAGESVVVCAAASWARLRAVLAGGLGAARSALGAGGAEGALLLSGAALRLACARRGLRALLRAALLPVAPPHPSLDVDRVCDDAVRALLESGALEVVGGGGWDRVDDDTELAVSKLGRAAIKGCMELSVAKRLLEDLEIASRSLVLMGSLHLLYLVTPHDSNIKPDYRHYYSLYCELDEEGVQTAKILGITEMNAIRMMTGKPITNVPESVLRRFYIALMLRDLWRQMPFPAVADKYGVSRGALQAQLAAAAAFAGGAARLCEELPARWGFRALLEPLALRLQHCAAPGLERLLDLPAVRKARALQLLRAGYKCVEDVARASADELAAAVAHLSRTAADHLVSSARMMLIEKVENLRAEAEDVMDGLKTXNK, translated from the exons atgaattttcataATGAATCATGTGATCCATCGACCCCGAAACGTCGTCGGCTTGGAACAACAAAACCGAAACCTTCTGGAAACGTATTCAAAGCGGCAAATTCATCTTTCATCAACAGTACGCCGATTCAATTGCGTCTTTCTTCAAATTTAGCTAATAGGTGTGATTCGCCGCCGCTACCATGCAATCAAATAGAATATCTATCAGAATCAACAAGTAGTAACTCAGTCACTAATGATATACCATGTTCACCTGGTGTTTTCGAGACTTGCTTCTTTAAGGACGTTGAAAATTGGGATTCATGTAtagtttctaaaaataaagaaaatatactaaCGGATTGTGCAGATGAATTTAATGATGAGTTTCAATCAAGACCGGAGCAAAATATTACGACCGATTGTAGTATTTCAACATCTAAATGTGAAAAGCTCTTTAGAGATGAAATAGAGCAgagttttaataacttaaatcaatctatagttaatattaacattaataaggATAAGAGttcattatttgaaacaaatgatTCATTTTTACTAGATATAAGAGAAAGTGGTATTATAGCTAATCAGGAAAACTCtaaaaatgatgaaaaaaataattttactaataatcaagttattttaaatatgaatcagAATAACTTTTATGGATTGCCAATGATTGTAAAGGGATTATTTAAGACATACAGAAAGATTGAAAAATTTtatg ATTGGCAAGAAGAATGTCTCAATTTAGACACTATTAAAGAACGGCGTAACCTTATATATGCCTTGCCAACCAGCGGAGGAAAGACTTTAGTAGCAGAGGTATTGATGCTTCGGGAGATactgaatagaaaaaaaaatgcactttttattttaccatttgTAGCTATAGTTCAAGAAAAG ATTTGGTCCCTAGCACCATTTGCACTGCAACTAGATTTCTTGGTAGAAGAGTATGCTGGTGGTAAAGGGCACATACCACCAAAGAAGAGGAGAAAAAAGAACAGTATATACATTGCAACCATTGAAAAAGGGCTGGCATTAATACGAAGTTTAATTGAATTGGATAGACTTGATGAGCTCGGCTTGATCGTG GTGGACGAGCTGCATCTGATCGGAGAATCGGGACGAGGTAGTACACTTGAAATGTTGTTGACAACTGTTATATTTGCTAaca AGGGAATACAAATTGTAGGAATGAGTGCGACCATAGGTAACCTTCCTGATTTGGCAACCTTTTTAAAAGCTGACGTATACGAGAACCAGTTCCGTCCGGTCGAGCTGGTGGAATACGTCAAACTGGGCAACGTTCTGCACCGGATCGTGTGGGGTCCCGGTGGGATGGAAATCGTGCCCGATAGGGAACTCTCCTTCGAT TACTcgcgcgcgggcgcggcgctggACCCCGACGCGCTGGGCGGGCTGGTGGCCGAGACGGCGCCGCGGGCCGCCTGCCTCGTGTTCTGCCCCACCAAGCGCAACTGCGAGAACGTCGCCGCGCTGCTCTGCAAGCTGCAGCGCAG GGAAATGACAAACCATCGCGTAGAAGAACGTGTCGCTTTGCAAACGGCGCTTCGCAACGAGGGTGCCGGATTGAACCTGGTGAAATTTGTGCGCTTCGGAGTGGCCTTCCACCACGCGGGGCTGGCCGGGGAGGAGCGAAGTCTGCTGGAGCACGCTTTCAG AGCCGGCGTGATCTCCGTTCTGTGCTGCACGTCCACGCTGGCCGCCGGGGTCAACCTCCCCGCCAAGAGGGTGATCATTCGCGCGCCGCTCATCGGCCGGGAGTTCATCACCCTCGGCGCCTACAAGCAGATGGTCGGGCGCGCGGGCCGGGCCGGCGCCTGCGAGGCCG GCGAGAGCGTGGTGGTGTGCGCGGCGGCGTCGTGGGCGCGGCTGCGCGCGGTGCTGGCGGGCGGGCTGGGCGCGGCGCGCAGCGCGctgggcgcgggcggcgcggagGGCGCGCTGCTGCTGAGCGGCGCCGCGCTGCGCCTGGCCTGCGCGCGCCGCGGCCTGCGGGCGCTGCTGCGCGCCGCGCTGCTGCCCGTCGCGCCGCCCCACCC GTCGCTGGACGTGGACCGAGTCTGCGACGACGCCGTCCGCGCGCTGCTGGAGAGCGGGGCGCTGGAGGTGGTCGGCGGGGGGGGCTGGGACCGCGTGGACGACGACACCGAATTGGCCGTCAGCAAACTGGGCAGAGCCGCGATCAAGG GATGCATGGAGTTAAGCGTCGCCAAGCGACTGTTGGAAGACTTGGAAATAGCATCACGAAGTCTTGTCCTAATGGGCAGTCTGCACCTCTTGTACTTGGTCACACCTCACGACTCCAATATAAAGCCGGATTACAGGCATTACTATTCGTTG TACTGCGAATTGGATGAAGAAGGCGTGCAGACCGCTAAGATATTGGGGATAACGGAAATGAACGCGATTCGGATGATGACCGGAAAACCTATTACT AACGTACCAGAGAGTGTTCTACGCCGATTCTATATAGCGCTAATGTTACGTGATCTCTGGAGACAGATGCCGTTCCCTGCAGTCGCTGACAA GTACGGCGTGTCGCGCGGCGCGCTGCAGGCGCAGCTGGCGGCGGCCGCGGCGttcgcgggcggcgcggcgcgcctGTGCGAGGAGCTGCCGGCGCGCTGGGGCTTCCGCGCGCTGCTGGAGCCGCTGGCGCTGCGCCTGCAGCACTGCGCCGCGCCCGGCCTCGAGCGCCTGCTCGACCTGCCCGCCGTGCGCAAG GCCCGGGCGCTGCAGCTGCTGCGCGCCGGGTACAAGTGCGTGGAGGACGTGGCGCGGGCGAGCGCGGACGAGCTGGCGGCGGCCGTCGCCCACCTGTCGCGGACGGCGGCGGACCACCTCGTTAGCTCGGCCAGG atgatgCTCATAGAAAAAGTTGAAAATCTGAGGGCAGAAGCTGAAGATGTAATGGACGGCTTAAagacatgaaataaataa